The proteins below are encoded in one region of Deltaproteobacteria bacterium:
- a CDS encoding DUF2442 domain-containing protein, which produces MNPHVKSVRALEDYELEVSFDNGESRRFDVKPYLGRGIFVRLRDPAAFRAVRVVAGSVEWANGLDLSYDTLYVEGQPMVPPAPKAEDL; this is translated from the coding sequence ATGAATCCACACGTCAAGTCGGTGCGGGCACTGGAAGACTATGAGTTAGAGGTCTCGTTTGACAATGGTGAGTCCCGGCGATTCGACGTTAAGCCCTATCTCGGTCGTGGCATTTTTGTGCGCCTACGCGACCCGGCAGCGTTTCGGGCGGTACGAGTTGTCGCAGGCTCCGTCGAGTGGGCGAACGGGCTCGATCTCAGCTACGACACCCTCTACGTCGAGGGGCAGCCGATGGTTCCGCCGGCACCGAAGGCCGAAGACCTATAA